The DNA sequence CCTGTAGCCTGTAGTCTTGTGTGACAGACTGTCGTACGCCAATTTTGGCTCCATGATTACCTGTCGCCTGACACATGGGATGCTTCACAAATGACACCGTATTCCCTtcatagggctctgctcaaaattagtgcactatatagggaatagagtgccatttgggacatacacCTGGGCTTTTAATTGCAGTTTATGTTTAATAACCTCGATGTAGAAACCTCCAGAGGAAACTATTCATTAATGGAAACAGAGTGAGTGATAAGGTATCCATCACACAGTGGAGGGATTAGATGAAGTCAGTGTTGTAGCCCGTAGGGTGAATGGGCAACAGGCTATCGTTGGTACTTCGGTGATCATATAAAGCCTTTTGACTAATGAATAAACAAGGGAATCAGCCCATCTGGTGAGCTGCTCTCTGATCCTCTTCAATAATAAAAACGTGCAATTCTCACAGCCTGGATTAACATTAGCTGCTGCTGACACCTGTCTGGTAAATCTGTTGACCACAGTATATAATGTCAACTATATGGGTGTTCATATTGTAGCCTATATGCGAAATGTCAGATGTTATCCTGACCTGTCCTGGAAAACATAATCCAAATCAAATTAACTCGGGACTATTTATAAATTGACAATTGAGGGAGATCAGGATAACTGATGGCCCTGGGTGTAGGCTATGCAGTAGGATATGCATACGGTATATTGTCATGTAGTCATGGTCAGCGAGCACTGTGCTTGAACCAACAACCATGTGTTAAGGTCACAATTTAGTGAGGAaatcccctcacctggttgtctagggcttaatTGAAAGGGAAAAACAAAAACCAGCAGACAGTTGGGCCTCCATGGGAGGAGTTTGACATCCCTGACATACATAACCATTACACGATACACAGGCACAGGATATTGACATGGGCTTGGCTCATTTGCAATGTAGGCTATGTTGCATACGCAACATTTTGCGAAAACGATATTTCTGATAAAAAAATGACATATATTTAGATGATGCAACCACAAGGCTTGTGTTGGAATAATGTAGATGTTACATAACATAAAATTAGCCTATGTCATTAGGCTACTATGCATCGAATGACCTTGAGGAGAAACATATTGAGCGAAGATAGGAGAGACAAATGATCAGGGGCAAGGTGAAAATGGGTTTGGCTCCTACGGTCTATTTGTTCATCTAAGATTAACGTCGTTAGACATTTAACAAGGTATAGGTGTCCACCTCACATGTACGCGCGAAACTAACATGTGATGTGGATAGATATAGGCTATTTCTTTTCAGATAGAACATGTCGTTTCAGTTATCCAGTTCATGGTACGAGTCTGctcggacagagagagagagagagagaggtatgcaAGTGCATTCCGATAGAAACGACGCAGTGGAGAGGGAATTAAACCTCGTAAGTGATAACCCGCTTGAAATCACACCACTCTATTTATCGTGTCATTTTTCACCATGCGCATAATCTTAAAATATGACAAAAACTGACAATCAACCCATAAAATTACACGATTGTCTGGTCATTCTCATGAAATTTGAATATAACAACGAGAAAAACACGATTTTCATATTATTTTCCCAATATAATGAATTAACTCAGGATGTTTTGAAAACGTTATGCATTAATTTTAATGATGGATGCGCAGGTGACAATTCCTCCCCCAAATAAAACGCCAAATCTCATTAATCGAATCTTTTTAAGGGCAGGATACCCCCAGTATGAGATACATCGTGAATGGAAATGATTAGCCTATGTCTCTAGACAATCatataaaataatttaaaaaatacatgcTATGACAACATAAAACAACAGTCACTGTGTCTGCTGCAGACAAATGCTTCTTACCTTATTTTGGAGATGCTACCGCTAATGGCAGTCTGTACTGTCGTTTGTTAGACACTATAAAAACCTTCCGATGATCAAGAATGCCCAAATGGGACTATCCCTGAAATTGGCCTCTTCAGGACGCAGAGAAAAAAAGAACGGTTTTCCGTGCTATTCCAAATGAGACAGGCAGCAGCGGCAGTATTGGGACCGATCCCACGCTCGTCTCGTCGTTGGTTATGCGACTCTAGACATACGGCGTCACCCCACCAGTCAACAGAGTTTGCCCATGCTCCGTGCATTGCTTGATCTTACACATTTGCATCGATAAAATAAGTATAGGGCCGTCTATGACTTAATAGTCTTGTTCCCTTTCAGCACAAACAATGATATTGTTGGATAGGTTTATGGATAAATTAAGAAAGGGGTGACCAAAACCAGTCAATAAACACATCGTGGATGAACTAAACAATTATTTTACCTGGTGGATTGCATGCTGTTTTGTTGATGGGATATACAATAAATAATTCAATTTGAACAGTTATATTCATTCGGATTAAAATGTACATGCAACTGCAAAACCTACTGCAGTAAGGCCTAGGTCTACGTGCACCTGTTTCTGCATATAGCCTAACCTACAATAGCCAGGTCAATCCCAAAACAAACATGACTTAAAGGATAGACCATGAGCCAAACAAACGATAGGCCATACTGTTGAACTCATTCAAATATACTGAAGTAAACCTGTAGGCTAATACATTATTCTGCAATAAGGAGAAAACACAACTGTCTGAATTGACACATGATTGTGTCACATTGGGTAACATTTCATTACTAGTTTTTAAATGAGTCCCAAGCTTGATTTCATTCTGAAAGATGCTTGATATCAACAAGAAAGATGCTTGTTATCAACAAGAAAGATGCTTGTTAGACCACACCTTGTTTCCTTAATATTTTCTTAATTTTATTACTTCGATAGGATACACAGCCGGGTTAAATACACACATTGATTGATTTCCATTTAAGTCTCACAACACAAAAGCAAACATGAGATATTCATTACATTGAGAACTTCTTTAGCACCAGTACAAATGAATTAATCCATACAGTGGTTATTCTCTGATTTACAGTGTAGATCTTTCCAATATTCTTTTCAAAATAAAAGACCTAGTCCCAGGTTGATTTGACTTGGCATGAATTACATGTAATTGTATCCAGCAGCATTGACGTACACAGGTTACTAAAGAGTACACATACTGCCAAACTGGCGCACACAAGCAATGCTATATGGCCTAATAACCCAATACTGTAGGTCAATTGAAGGTATGCAGTGAGGGTTCTCATCCATTGCTCTCCAACTCTGTTTCGAGAATGATATGTAGTAAAAAATGTCCATAGTAAATACATTGTGAGGaggcaagatcgaatccccgagctgacaaggtaaaaatctgtcattctgccattgaacaaggcagttaacccaccgttcctaggccgtcataagaaactgacctgcctagttaaataaaggtaaaataaataataaaaaataatcaaataaaaaaagaGTCTGGAgatcattattttattaaactATAGAAATGTCTCGTTATGTGTTGCAGCATAAACATGATCTTTTTGGCAATTTTATCAAAACAATATGCAAAACCATTTTAGTTGACATTACTTTGTGTAAATAACAAAACCAAGTATAGTAATGTTTAACATCACTGTAGCTTCCTGTTTTTAAATCACATGCATTGATGCGTTAAGACCTTCATCAAACCAACCCTACTACATATTCAAGTCACTTTTGTAAAGGTATAGAATGAAACCATACGGGACCATTTTGATGTGTTTGTCACATTTGTGGAGACCCCTCTTTTTCTATATCTATTAAAACAAAGTTATTCCGCAGATTTGAGACCAAGTATAAATAACAGTTTATCTAAAATAATCCACACTTCTCAACAGATCATAAACGTAACTTGGTGTGTTTTACCAAGGCGCATAGGTGCCTTAATAAGCTAATTTATAGGACAGCTGTATCTCGCTTCCAGGTATTATCAACCAGTGTATCAGTTAGAATATCCAAACTAGAATATCCAAAAACGTATTCTGTCACGATCACATTGTGTTCTTTAGATACATGATGTATGAAAATGCAAAAAATAATCAGTAAAATAtagcgtctcaaatggcaccctattccctatatattgaaCTAGTATtaaccagggccaatagggctaCGGTCAAAACGAGTGGGTTATAGGTACCATTTGGAACGCATCCACAAAGTTGGGTCCCACAGATTGATGACGTGAAAAAATGTTCAGATTTAGAACTTGTTTTGTTTTAGTTTGTCGATGTGATAGCAGAGCTTCAGGGCTGGCCCCAGCTTCAGTCCTAGGTACTTCATCATCATGTCACTCTTTAGAAGTAACAGAGCGTTGCCATCTATCTCCTGTGGGATAGAAACAGAAGCTCAGGTTATATTAAATCTCCACTAAAAGTAAAGTGGACACATGTATCAGGGTTGTTTACTGAATTGGGAGTGACCTCAATCCTGGTAAATATTTCACAAAACATCACATCCAGATATAAtccaaccactcaaatcaaaacATCACTTCCAGATATAAtccaaccactcaaatcaaaacATCACACCCAGATATAATCCAACCACTCCAATCAAAACATCACATCCAGATATAAtccaaccactcaaatcaaaacATCACTTCCAGATATAAtccaaccactcaaatcaaaacATCACACCCAGATATAATCCAACCACTTCAATCAAAACATCACATCCAGATATAAtccaaccactcaaatcaaaacATCACTTCCAGATATAAtccaaccactcaaatcaaaacATCACTTCCAGATATAAtccaaccactcaaatcaaaacATCACACCCAGATATAAtccaaccactcaaatcaaaacATCACACCCAGATATAAtccaaccactcaaatcaaaacATCACATCCAGATATAAtccaaccactcaaatcaaaacATCACTTCCAGATATAAtccaaccactcaaatcaaaacATCACACCCAGATATAATCCAACCACTCCAATCAAAACATCACATCCAGATATAAtccaaccactcaaatcaaaacATCACTTCCAGATATAAtccaaccactcaaatcaaaacATCACTTCCAGATATAAtccaaccactcaaatcaaaacATCACTTCCAGATATAAtccaaccactcaaatcaaaacATCACTTCCAGATATAAtccaaccactcaaatcaaaatATCACATCCAGATATAAtccaaccactcaaatcaaaacATCACATCCAGATATAAtccaaccactcaaatcaaaacATCACTTCCAGATATAAtccaaccactcaaatcaaaacATCACTTCCAGATATAAtccaaccactcaaatcaaaacATCACATCCAGATATAAtccaaccactcaaatcaaaacATCACTTCCAGATATAAtccaaccactcaaatcaaaacATCACTTCCAGATATAAtccaaccactcaaatcaaaacATCACTTCCAGATATAAtccaaccactcaaatcaaaacATCACTTCCAGATATAAtccaaccactcaaatcaaaatATCACATCCAGATATAAtccaaccactcaaatcaaaacATCACATCCAGATATAAtccaaccactcaaatcaaaacATCACTTCCAGATATAAtccaaccactcaaatcaaaacATCACTTCCAGATATAAtccaaccactcaaatcaaaacATCACATCCAGATATAAtccaaccactcaaatcaaaacATCACTTCCAGATATAAtccaaccactcaaatcaaaacATCACATCCAGATATAAtccaaccactcaaatcaaaacatcacatgaaacagaactgaaaaagaaaaGGGCTTTCCCCCAACTGTTGCAGATCCAGGCCTCAATCTCAATTTGTGTTTCAGCGATTCCTCACATCCTTGTCTCATCCAAGGCGTTTTGAGAAGGTTTGGAGAGAGGATACGAGGTATCAAGGAAATATTCATTATGAGTGAGCCCAGGGGTAGCCTACATGCTTCCTGAAGACGTCCACGTGAGGGCCCAGGGACTGCGGATCAGCGTCTCTGATGAACCACACCACATCCTCTACACTCCAGGTGGAAGGGTCCTTACTGGGGGGCGGCTTGGACTCCTGGGAGTCCTGAGATGGATTGTACGCTGCatgagaaaagagaaagaggtcAAGAAGGATTTCTATGCTGGTCTATTTGACCTGGTTAGGGCATTGTGATTAtagcaaaaaacacattttccccAAATccacaggttttccagaaatcccggtTGGAAGATTCCCGGAATCGGGAGGGAATATTCCCGGAAAACCTGGGCATTTTGGGAATTTCTTACCTATCCTGTTGCCTTCCAGGAAGGAGTTAGGGCTGGACGTCTGTCTACACATGCCCAAGGGGGAGGAGCCATTGGGGAACTGCTGCGAGGAGCGGAATCCATAGGATGGTTTGGATGAGTAGGAGGAGCTTATGGCACTGAAGGCGGAGTCACCTGGGTCCATTGAGTAGCGTTTGTCTGACGGGTCCAGAAGATACTCCTCTGGCATGGAGGTTTCAGCTGTGATATGAATGGAAAGAGATTACATAAGTAAAACATATTGGCAATACTTTGAATAACTTTCGATAGAAGCTGAAGCCTTTAAAGATGTCTATGAAATGTCCTTTTGTGCTTTTATGGTCCAATCGGAAGAAACAAACACTGTTTGGAGGGTTTCCCTGGTGCTCTTGTTCAGGTACAAGAGAATGTTCTAGGTAGTGTTCTGGCATGGAGGTCTCATTTGTTTAGGTTGGAATACAGGGATTTGGATAATGGATTAGGATTACCAGGGATTACACAagtaaaacaccaaattatgtgTATTTGACAAAATGTCATTCTGTGCTTTCATGTGCAATCTGGCGCAATATAGCACAATATTTGAGGAACTGAGCCCACAAAATGTCTGAGGGGTGATATCTTCAAAAGCTCTTGTTAAGGCACAGGATTGTTCTAAAAAGGATTATAAACCTGGTgcttcgagccctgaatgctgattggctgaaagccgtggtatatcagaccgtataccaacGGGTATCAAAAAACATTCATTTTTACaggtctaattatgttggtaaccagtttataatagcaataaggcacctcaggggtttctGGTATATGGCTAATaaaccacacctcctcgggccttattgcttaaaccATCAATGCATCATATCTGCACCTCTGCCTACACCATTTCCCATGTGGGATAAAGAAAGCATTTTGAATTCAATTAAATACAGGACAGTGCATTACCCTCTGATTGGTAGGAGGCATTATTATGCTGGGGGATTGGTTGGTCGCTGAAGAGGTTTTCACAGTGCAAACTGCGACAGAGCTTCTTGAGAAAGCGTAGAACGTAGCCCATGCTGTTGACCACAGGAAGACTCAGAAGGTGTTGCTTCCCATCGAAAGTCGCTGGAACACAAAGAAATACTTGATTAACCCCTTGAGTTGCGTCCCAGAAGGGGCCCTATTCCAGAGCCAATggcatctatgcatagtcccttcaataactctacctacatgtacatactacttcaactaaccggtgccaacgcacattgactctgtactggtacctccccCTGTATACAGTCTTgctattgttgttttactgctgctctttaattacttgttacgtttatctcttattcttgtccgtattttttgaaactgcattgttggttaggggctcgtaagtaagcatttcactgtaaggttgtatttggctcatgtgactaataacatttgatttgaagtgttGCTCTGTGAATAGGGAGCTATTTGGGACGCAGCGCTGgaatatatttacatttcccaTCGCAGTAAATCTTGTTGCAGTTAACTTTGCTCCAGGGGACACATGTCTACAGCCATGTCTCAAAGCCCCAGTTACAACCTAGGACGGCCAGTGCATTTCATCCACTGACATTCAAAAGATGGAAATGGCCAATAACCCCGGGGTAACAGATCCGTATGTTCTCATGGTTACTAGATTATCTAATCAGTCAATTTATATCATTTCCCTCAGGCCAGTTGCTACGAATAAAATTAATAAATATAAAACCTAAATCTTAGTGACACTGTACAATAGGTGGGTCTGTGGTATTTTCCTAGTGGCCTGTGTTATGGTTAATCATGTCATTTTCTAACCTTTATTCAAAGCTTTTTCATCAAACTGTCCCTTTTTATTTGTATGTCAGATGGTCCAAGCACCATTCTCAGACAAATGCTTTCATTTTTGGTCTAATTCTCATTTCTGGAAAGGCTTAACATAAAACGTTCAAATCCAGGTCATGTGACGTGATTAACCAAAGCACGTGGCCCTAGTTATACCTGATATTTTCTCCCCTCCGTAGCCCTGTGTGAGGAGAGTGAACACGGCTTTCTGCTGGAAGGCGCTGTCGATGCACCCCTGGACGGCCTGCTGCAGCACCACCGAGGGCCTGTCAGGCCCAAAATGATCTGGGAGCTGCTGCAGCTTCTTCCTGTCCAGGTTAGGACCCATGTTGACATGCTTGTTGATGTAGATACACACTGCAGGATACACAAGAGTGGAGAGAGTGTGGGTTAGTACTActtgatgatgtaggagcgatggttagtaaccatgtccacctgtttgatgatgtaggagcgagggttagtaaccatgtacacctgcttgatgatgtaggagcgagggttagtaaccatgtccacctgtttgatgatgtaggagcgagggttagtaaccatgtccacctgtttgATGATTTACGAGCGAaggttagtaaccatgtccacctgtttgatgatgtaggagcgagggttagtaaccatgtccacctgtttgatgatgtaggagcgagggttagtaaccatgtccacctggTTGATGATGTACGAGCGAAGGTTAGTAACCATGTACACCTGTTTGATGATGTacgagcgagggttagtaaccatgtccacctgtttgatgatgtacgagcgagggttagtaaccatgtccacctgtttgatgatgtacgagcgagggttagtaaccatgtccacctgtttgatgatgtacgagcgagggttagtaaccatgtccacctgctTGATGATGTATTAGTAACCATGTAcacctgtttgatgatgtaggagcgaggttagtaaccatgtccacctgcttgatgatgtaggagcgagggttagtaaccatgtccacctgtttgatgatgtacgagcgagggttagtaaccatgtccacctgtttgatgatgtacgagcgagggttagtaaccatgtccacctgtttgatgatgtacgagcgagggttagtaaccatgtccacctgcttgatgatgtaggagcgagggttagtaaccatgtccacctgcttgatgatgtacgagcgagggttagtaaccatgtccacctgtttgatgatgtaggagcgagggttagtaaccatgtccacctgtttgatgatgtaggagtgagggttagtaaccatgtccacctgcttgatgatgtacgagcgagggttagtaaccatgtacacctgcttgatgatgtacgagcgagggttagtaaccatgtccacctgcttgatgatgtaggagcgagggttagtaaccatgtccacctgcttgatgatgtaggagcgagggttagtaaccatgtccacctgtttgatgatgtaggagcgagggttagtaaccatgtccacctgcttgatgatgtaggagcgagggttagtaaccatgtccacctgcttgatgatgtaggagcgagggttagtaaccatgtccacctgtttgatgatgtaggagcgagggttagtaaccatgtccacctgtttgatgatgtaggagcgagggttagtaaccatgtccacctgtttgatgatgtaggagcgagggttagtaaccatgtccacctgtttgatgatgtaggagcgagggttagtaaccatgtccacctgtttgatgatgtaggagtgagggttagtaaccatgtccacctgcttgatgatgtaggagcgagggttagtaaccatgtccacctgtttgatgatgtaggagcgagggttagtaaccatgtcaacctgcttgatgatgtaggagcgagggttagtaaccatgtccacctttttgatgatgtaggagcgagggttagtaaccatgtccacctgtttgatgatgtaggagtgagggttagtaaccatgtccacctgcttgatgatgtaggagcgagggttagtaaccatgtccacctgtttgatgatgtaggagcgagggttagtaaccatgtccacctgtttgatgatgtaCGAGCGAaggttagtaaccatgtccacctgtttgatgatgtacgagcgagggttagtaaccatgtccacctgtttgatgatgtacgagcgagggttagtaaccatgtccacctgtttgatgatgtacgagcgagggttagtaaccatgtccacctgctTGATGATGTACGAGCGAAGGTTAGTAACCATGTAcacctgtttgatgatgtaggagcgagggttagtaaccatgtccacctgcttgatgatgtaggagcgagggttagtaaccatgtccacctgtttgatgatgtacgagcgagggttagtaaccatgtccacctgtttgatgatgtacgagcgagggttagtaaccatgtccacctgtttgatgatgtacgagcgagggttagtaaccatgtacacctgcttgatgatgtaggagcgagggttagtaaccatgtccacctgcttgatgatgtacgagcgagggttagtaaccatgtccacctgtttgatgatgtaggagcgagggttagtaaccatgtccacctgtttgatgatgtaggagtgagggttagtaaccatgtccacctgcttgatgatgtacgagcgagggttagtaaccatgtccacctgcttgatgatgtaggagcgagggttagtaaccatgtccacctgtttgatgatgtaggagcgaggttagtaaccatgtccacctgcttgatgatgtacgagcgagggttagtaaccatgtacacctgcttgatgatgtacgagcgagggttagtaaccatgtccacctgcttgatgatgtaggagcgaggttagtaaccatgtccacctgcttgatgatgtaggagcgagggttagtaaccatgtccacctgtttgatgatgtaggagcgagggttagtaaccatgtccacctgcttgatgatgtaggagcgagggttagtaaccatgtccacctgcttgatgatgtaggagcgagggttagtaaccatgtccacctgtttgatgatgtaggagcgagggttagtaaccatgtccacctgtttgatgatgtaggagcgagggttagtaaccatgtccacctgtttgatgatgtaggagcgagggttagtaaccatgtccacctgtttgatgatgtaggagcgagggttagtaaccatgtccacctgtttgatgatgtaggagtgagggttagtaaccatgtccacctgcttgatgatgtaggagcgagggttagtaaccatgtccacctgtttgatgatgtaggagcgagggttagtaaccatgtcaacctgcttgatgatgtaggagcgagggttagtaaccatgtccacctttttgatgatgtaggagcgagggttagtaaccatgtccacctgtttgatgatgtaggagtgagggttagtaaccatgtccacctgcttgatgatgtaggagcgagggttagtaaccatgtccacctgtttgatgatgtaggagcgagggttagtaaccatgtccacctgtttgatgatgtaCGAGCGAaggttagtaaccatgtccacctgtttgatgatgtacgagcgagggttagtaaccatgtccacctgtttgatgatgtacgagcgagggttagtaaccatgtccacctgtttgatgatgtacgagcgagggttagtaaccatgtccacctgctTGATGATGTACGAGCGAAGGTTAGTAACCATGTAcacctgtttgatgatgtaggagcgagggttagtaaccatgtccacctgcttgatgatgtaggagcgagggttagtaaccatgtccacctgtttgatgatgtacgagcgagggttagtaaccatgtccacctgtttgatgatgtacgagcgagggttagtaaccatgtccacctgtttgatgatgtacgagcgagggttagtaaccatgtacacctgcttgatgatgtaggagcgagggttagtaaccatgtccacctgcttgatgatgtacgagcgagggttagtaaccatgtccacctgtttgatgatgtaggagcgagggttagtaaccatgtccacctgtttgatgatgtaggagtgagggttagtaaccatgtccacctgcttgatgatgtacgagcgagggttagtaaccatgtccacctgcttgatgatgtaggagcgagggttagtaaccatgtccacctgtttgatgatgtaggagcgagggttagtaaccatgtccacctgcttgatgatgtaggagcgagggttagtaaccatgtccacctgcttgatgatgtaggagcgagggttagtaaccatgtccacctgtttgatgatgtaggagcgagggttagtaaccatgtccacctgtttgatgatgtaggagcgagggttagtaaccatgtccacctgtttgatgatgtaggagcgagggtta is a window from the Oncorhynchus keta strain PuntledgeMale-10-30-2019 chromosome 35, Oket_V2, whole genome shotgun sequence genome containing:
- the LOC118368060 gene encoding sex comb on midleg-like protein 4; this encodes MGPNLDRKKLQQLPDHFGPDRPSVVLQQAVQGCIDSAFQQKAVFTLLTQGYGGEKISATFDGKQHLLSLPVVNSMGYVLRFLKKLCRSLHCENLFSDQPIPQHNNASYQSEAETSMPEEYLLDPSDKRYSMDPGDSAFSAISSSYSSKPSYGFRSSQQFPNGSSPLGMCRQTSSPNSFLEGNRIAYNPSQDSQESKPPPSKDPSTWSVEDVVWFIRDADPQSLGPHVDVFRKHEIDGNALLLLKSDMMMKYLGLKLGPALKLCYHIDKLKQNKF